In Vigna angularis cultivar LongXiaoDou No.4 chromosome 8, ASM1680809v1, whole genome shotgun sequence, the DNA window GAAAAACTTCTTCACGGTGAAAATATTTCCAAATTCTCACTATTATGCTTTAGTGCCTGTTGGTGCCTTCTGTTAATTATCTAAACGTTCAGCACTCATTAAGACATATTTCTCTTTATGTTTAATTGGTTGTTTTCTTGCTATAGGTTGTTGATGGAAAACTCTCACAGACCTGTTATCTCATGGCACTTGATTCCTGTTATCGGATTTTATGTGAGAAGTAAGCATAGACCGAACAAAAGGgccattttgaatttttctttttggtttcaAATTCTCATTAATGTTCTTCCATATACAGATTTGAAAAATTGGAGGGGAGGCCTTTTTCAATATCAGATTCtgattattttgtgtttcattCTCCATATAACAAGGTAATTGTCATGCAGGAATTTTTTCACCATATTTGGAATGAAAACGAAAAGGCAGAGAAGTATGTCATAACACCACCTACAATGACTCTACATAATTGCTTTCTTGATGTATTGCAGCTTGTGCAGAAAAGTTTTGGCCGGCTATACTTTAATGACTTCATGAGAAATCTCAGGTTTTTGTATCTGCTACCTTTATATTTCATGCATTTTTAATTCAAGGTTCCAAGCATAGAATGCCATTGATCCTTTTGACAGCATAAAAGTACTCTGCTAGTTTTAAATTAACGTCTTTGAATCCTAATTTTGTGTTTCTCAAATATGTTGTCTGCTGCCAGTTTTGTTGATGAAGCTGCCAGGGAGACCCTTGCACCATATGCTTCCTTATCCGGTGATGAGAGTTATCAAAGTCGTGATCTTGAAAAGGTAGCTACTCTtgtcatgtttaaatttttgaaatttgaatccTCTTTTATGATTGCTTGAATGGAATGGTCTGTTATCACTGTGATTGAACAGGCAAATCAGCAAGCTGCCAAACATGTATATGATGAAAAGGTGCAGCCCAGCACACTAATCCCAAAGCAAGTTGGTAACATGTACACTGCATCTCTTTATGCAGCATTTGCATCTCTTCTTCATAATAAAAACACTTCATTGGTAAGGTTTTCAGCACATACCTGCTTTGTTTATTTTCCCTCTGTCCTGAACTGCATCTTTGCTCATATGGGTAGTCTTTCGATGTGCAGGTGGGTAAAAGAGTAGTTTTGTTTTCATATGGAAGTGGCTTAACAGCTACAATGTTCTCCCTCCGCCTTCAAGAAGGTCAGCATCCGTTTAACTTGTCAAACATTGTAACCGTGATGAATGTTTCGGACAAGTTGAAGCAGAGACTTGAGGTATGCAGTTTTTGACCACTTATAAGCTACTACATGATCTTTTGATTTTCTAAGCCGACATATCAGAATATGATCATATCATAATATGATCATATCTAAATATGACTTtgttttatacatttaaaaCAATGTTGTATTGCAGATTCGTCCTGAAGAGTTTGTGGAAACATTGAAGATCATGGAGCACCGTTATGGGGGTAAGGACTTTGTGACAAGCAAGGACTGCAGCTACTTGCCTCCAGGAACATTCTATCTCACCAGTGTTGATT includes these proteins:
- the LOC108344789 gene encoding hydroxymethylglutaryl-CoA synthase → MASSRPTNVGILAMDIYFPPTCVTQEALEGHDGVSKGKYTIGLGQDCMAFCSEVEDVISMSLTVVASLLEKFNVDPKQIGRLEVGSETVIDKSKSIKTFLMQVFEASGNTDIEGVDSTNACYGGTAALFNCVNWVESSSWDGRYGLVVCTDSAVYAEGPARPTGGAAAIAMLVGPDAPIAFESKLRGSHMSHAYDFYKPNLASEYPVVDGKLSQTCYLMALDSCYRILCEKFEKLEGRPFSISDSDYFVFHSPYNKLVQKSFGRLYFNDFMRNLSFVDEAARETLAPYASLSGDESYQSRDLEKANQQAAKHVYDEKVQPSTLIPKQVGNMYTASLYAAFASLLHNKNTSLVGKRVVLFSYGSGLTATMFSLRLQEGQHPFNLSNIVTVMNVSDKLKQRLEIRPEEFVETLKIMEHRYGGKDFVTSKDCSYLPPGTFYLTSVDSMYRRYYGKKDKVIA